ACGCGGACACTTCCTGGATGTTCGCGACGTCCGTCGCGAGTTCGATCGTGAATTCGTTCATCAGCATCGACAGCACGAGCCGCATTTCGACCGTCGCGAGATGCCGGCCCGGACACACGCGCGGCCCCGCGCCGAACTGAAGGTACGCGCGCACGTCGTGCGCCTCGCTGCCGTCGCGTTCGTGGCGATGCAGCCAGCGGGCCGGGTCGTAGCGTTGCGGATCGGCGAAGTGCTTCGGATCGAGCATCGCGGGGCGCGCGACGAAGAACATCCGCGTGCCTTTCGGCAGCGCGACGCCGCCGACGCACACGTCCTCCAGCGGCTCGAACGAATGCACGGCCGCGACCGGCCGCAGACGCGTCGCCTCGATGCAGACCGCCTCGAACAGGTCGAGGTCCTTCAGCGCCGCATAGTCCGGGCAGACCGGCGCGCCGCCCAGCACGCGCCGCGCTTCGTCGCCCAGCTGCTGCTGCAACGGCGCGTCGGCGGCGAGATACGGCAGCGTCCATGCGATCGAATCGGCGGTCGTGTCCTCGCCCGCGAGCAGCAGCGTCAGCACGTTCGCGGAGATGTGGTCGTCGGTGATCGTCGAGCCCGGCTCCTGCTGCTGCGCGAGCATCGCTTCGAGCAGGTTGCGCGGCGTGTCGGACGGCTCGTCGCGCATCCGGTCGCGGGCGCGCTGCATCATCGCGCGCACGTAGCGATGGATTTCCACGAGCGACTGGTCGAGCTGGCGGTCGCGCGGCAGCTTCACGTAGCGCCAGTACGGAAACAGCGCGTTGATGCGGCCCATCACCGCCGGCAGGATCCGTTCGAGATGCTCCTGGATCACGCCGTGCTCCTGCTCCAGCGTGCGCGGGTCTTCGCCGAACGCGAGCGCGCTCGTCACGTCCACTGTGTAGCGTTTCAGGTCGTCGGTCATCTCGACGGTGTCGCCGCGTTCGGCCGCGCGCAGCCAGCGGCGGCGCAGCCGTTCGGTGATGTCTGCGAGCGTCGGATAAAACGCCTTGACGTGCGGGATCGACAGCGCCTGCATCACGAGTCTGCGCTGCGGCTCCCACGCCGCGCCTTCGGCCGAGAAGAGGCCGTTGCAGCCGATCTCTTCGAGCACGGTTTCGATCGGCTGATAACGGCGGTAGCGGTGCGGGCGCTCGCGCATGATCGACTGGATCAGTTCGGGATCCGTCCATACGGTGATCGGGATCGCGCCGACCTGGAAGCGGTACGGCGTGCCAAGCTGTTCGGCCCAGCGTTCGAGGATCAGGTGCAGGCGCGCGGGGGACAGCTGGAGCAGGTTGCCGAGCAGCGGGACGCCTCGCGGGCTCGGCAGGTCGGCGATCTGGCGCGGACGGTTCGATGTCGGAACGGCGGCAGGGGCGGTCATGGGGCGGTCGGTGCGCGTTGGCTGTCTGTTGCGGCTCGGCGTGGGTTGGGCGAGGGGGCTGCGTTCGTGGGACCGGCCGGGTGCGTGAGACAGGAGCGGAAGCGACGCGGCGCGTGGGGAGGATGATCGCACGAGTGGCGGAATCGGTTGCGCCGCGTTCAGGCTCCTGCTTGCCGCCGTGGTGGAGGAAGCGGGAGGCATGGGGAGCCGCCTTTCGATGGCGGCGCCCCATGGCGTTCGAGGTCTTTGTCACGCGCGCATTGCCAGCCGCGCCGCCGCCGTTCAATCGTCGAACGTGCCGCGATATTCCGGCGCGGCGTCCGAGCGCGTGTTCAGTTCGAACATCACGCCGCCCGGCGCGCGGCAAAAGAAGCGCGAGCCGCGTCCGTTGTTGAAGATGTCGGTTTCCATCTCGACGCCGTCGGCCTTGAAACGCTCGTACAGTTCGCGGACCGCGTCGAAGCTCGGCAATTCGAACCCGGCATGAAACGCCTTCGGCCACGCGGGCTCGTCGCCGCTCACGTGGTCGATCACCACGTCGAAGCCGGGGCGCTTGAGGATATACGAGTTGTCCCACGTCCCCGCGATCGTGAAGCCGAGGTAATGCTCGAAGAACCGCGCGGTGGCGGCAGTGTCGGCGGAAGGGAAGCTCAGGTGATTGAGCTTCATGCTCTTGATAACGTCAGTCATCGTCGGTTTCTCACGGAAAGAACGGCGGCGGCCCGATGCCCCGCCCGATGACGTCAGAATATAAGCAATAGCTCACATTCAACAACTCGCATTGGACGCGCGCGGCGAGCGGCCCGGAAACCCGCGCCGGCCCGCAGGCCGTTCGAGGGATCGCCCTGGCCGGCGCGTCGCATTGCTCGCATTTCGATCTGCGCTGCCGCGCGTTCAGTCCGAGCCGGTCCGCGACAGATAGCCGAAAACGGCTGCGCGCAAGCGGTGTTCGAGATGCTCGATGTCGCGCTCTCCGCGTTCGCCGGCGGCATCGGCCATGCCGCGGATGATCGCGAGCAGGTCGCCCGCCGCGATCTCCGGGCATTTGTGTGTCGGTCGCGCGCGTTTGATGATCGTGACGACCAGCGCGTTGAATGCCGGGCCGCCCACTTCGTCGCGCAGCGCGGGGCGGCTTTCTTCGAGGTCGAGAAGCCGCGCCAGCATCGGGCGCTGCAACTGCTGCCGCACCGACGCGCTGATGAAATATTCGAGCGCGGCCTTGCCGCTGCGCTTCGTCAGCGCGACGGCCGCGTCGTCATAGAACCGCTGTGCTTCGCGCCGGATCAGCGCGACGGTCAACGCGTCCTTGCCGGGGAAATACTGATACAGCGATCCGATGCTGACGCCCGCGCGCCGCGCGACCGCGTTCGTGTTGAACCCCTCGAAGCCTTCCGTTTCGAGTACCTGTGCCGCGGCCTCGATGATCGACGCGACGGTCTCCCCGGAGCGCGTCTGGCTCGGCGCTTTGCGCGGGCGCAGCGGTTTGTGCGATGGGCGTTGTTGACTCATGGTCGGGCTGGCGATGGGTTGACGCGTTTTTTTGCGGGTGGCCGGTAAGCCGGCATGGCACGCAAGCATAGCCCGATTCGCCCGCGGTTCAAGATGCCGAACGCCTGGTCAGATGAACCCGAACCTTCGCGACAACCGCTGCGCGGCGGCCGCGAGCATTTGCGCGGGCGACCCGTCGACCGCGCTGTCGAAGCTTTGCGAAGTCCCCATCACCGCGATCACGAGACACACGTCGCCGGTGTGGTCGAACACCGGCGCGGCGATGGTGCTGATGCCCGGCACCGGTTTGTCGAGCGCGGTGTCGACGCCCCGCGAGCGGATGCGTGCGAGGGTGGCGGGATAGTCGTCCGGAATCGCATCGTTTCCGGCAAGCCCCGCAAGCCGCAAGCCGTCCTGCGCGAGCAGCGCCGCGCGCACGTCGTCGTCCAGATATGCGGCGAACACGCGCCCGATCGCGGTGTTTACGAGCGACATCACCGTCCCCGCGCGCAGGCTCACGTGCAGCGGCCGCGCCGCTTCTTCGAGCCGCACGACGGTCGGCCCGAGCGGTCCCGGCACCGCGAGCGCGACGCTCATGCCGGTCGCCGCCGCGAGCGAAGTCAATTCCGCATCGGCCTCGCGCACCGGCGACAGCCGCGCGAGGCCGAGCAAGCCGAGTTCGAGGCCGAGCGGTCCGGCCTCGAAGCGGCCCGCGTCGTCGCGGCCGAGCAGGCCGGTCTTCTGCAGGCTCACGAGATGCGGAAACGCCTTCGCCGGCGGCATTCCCGCGCGCGCCGCGAGGTCGCGCAGCGTCAGCGGCTCGCCGGCCGCGACGAGCGCGGCGAGCAACTCGCCGGTGATGTCGAGCGACTGGATTCCGCGTTGCGGTTTGTTCGAAACGTCGGTTTCGGTTTCGTTTTCGATCGTCGCGCCGTCGTTATCCGCTGGCGTCGTCCACCGTGGCGCGCCGCGTCGCGCGCCACCGTCGAATGCCATCGCATCGGCAGACGCGTTCGCTGCGATCTCCCGCGCCGCATCGCGCAACGCGCGCGCGACGTCGCCGTTCCAGCGCACGTCGAGCGAGCCGGTCGCGCCGATCGCGGTCAGCGTCATCGCGAGTCCGCGTTCATCGTCGAGCACCGGCACGCATACGCTGCTGACGCCCGGGCTCGGCGCATCGACGCTGCGTTCGAGGCCGCGCGCGCGGATCGTGTCGAGCGCCGCCGCGAACGCGGCATCGTCCGCATGCGATGCGGACACGTCCTGCTCGCCCGAATACGCGGGTTGCGCGGCCTGGTTGTCCCACATCGCGCGCAGCGCGTCGGGCGCGGCGAACGCGCAGAACACGCGGCCGGTCGAGGTTGCCGGCAGCGACATCACCGTGCCGACGTGCAGGTTCACATGCAGCGGCAGGCTCGCGTGCTCGTAGCGGACGATCGTCGGCCCTTGCGGCCCGGCGATGCACAGCGCGACGCTGCATCCGAGTCTCTGCGCGAGCGCGGCCGCGCGCGGCACCGCGGCGCGCAGCGCCGGCTGCTGCTCGACGCGCAGCAGCGCAAGCCGCAGCGCGAGCGGCCCCGGCTCGTAACGCCCGGACAGCGCGTCGCGCTTCACGAGCCCGAGCCGCGCGAGGCTCACCAGATACGCATGCGCCTGGCCCGGCGCCAGTTCGCCGCTCGCCGCGAGGTCGGACGGCGCGAGCGGCGCGCGCGCCGCTGCGAGCGCGCGCAGCAGCCGGCCGCCGACCTCGACGCTCTGGATGCCGCGTTGCGGCTTCGCTGGCGGCGCGGCGGCGGGCGTGGGCGGGCTGCGTCGGTTCTTCACGCGAGGTCTCGGGCAGATGAGTTGAAAAGGGGCTCCATGTTAGCCGAACCGGAGCGCCGGCCGGGCGGCCGTGCGTCGTCGAATGATTAGTGTATGACGATACAGTTCGTCATTGACAAATAAAACGGCGACGGCCTATGATGGCCTCACCCCGGCAGAACAGCGGTCACTAATCGAAACGGGGCGAGACAAAACCGGCATGGTCATCGACCCCGCGATGCCGCGCGCTCGCCTCGCGTTCCCCACGGAGACAGACGATGGCAAAGGCGTTCGCATCCCAGGCCGACCTCGAAGAAAAGCAGGTCACGTTCACGCAGCTTTCTGAAAACGCGTACGCGTACACGACCGAGGGCGACCCGAACTCGGGCGTCATCATCGGCGACGATGGCGTGCTGATCGTCGATACGACCGCGACGCCCGCGATGGCGCAGGACCTGATCGCGAAGATCCGCACCGTTACCGACAAGCCGATCAAGTACGTAGTGCTGTCGCACTACCATGCGGTGCGCGTGCTCGGCGCGTCCGCGTATTTCGCGGAGGGCGCGCAGCAGATCATCGCGAGCCGCGGCACGTACGAGATGATCGTCGAGCGCGGCGAGGCCGACATGAAGTCGGAGATCGAGCGTTTCCCGCGCCTGTTCGCGGGCGTCGAGACGGTGCCGGGCCTCACGTGGCCCACGCTCGTGTTCGAACGCGAGATCACGCTTTATCTCGGCAAGCTCGAAGTGAAGATCGCGCACGTCGGCGCGGGCCATACGAAGGGCGACACGATCGTGTGGCTGCCGTCGCAGAAAGTGCTGTTCTCCGGCGACCTCGTCGAATACGAAGCCGCGTGCTACTGCGGCGACGCGCAACTGGCCGAATGGCCCGCGACGCTCGAAGCGCTGCGCGCGCTCGGCGCGCAGAAGCTGGTGCCGGGCCGCGGCCCCGCGCTCCTGACGCCGGACGAAGTGAACCAGGGCCTCGACTACACGAAGGACTTCGTGACGACGCTGCTCGCGCAGGCGCGCGGCGCGGTCGAACGCAAGCTCGACCTGAAGGACGCGATGGCGCTCGCGCGCGAAGCGATGGACCCGAAGTTCGGCCACGTGTTCATCTACGAGCACTGCCTGCCGTTCGACGTGTCGCGCGCCTACGATGAGGCGAGCGGCATCGTGCATCCGCGCATCTGGACCGCGCAGCGCGACAAGGAGATGTGGGCCGCGTTGCAGGACTGACGCGAAGCCCCGACGGCCGAGGTTTTAGAAACGGCCGCGACCCTGGCAGGAGACAAACGAATGATCGATTATCAGACGCTGACGTTCGACTACGCGCGCTGCCGCGAGCAGCAGCACGCGGCAGCGGCGGACGCGGCGTTCACGCATCCGGTCGCGGTGGTCGGCGCGGGGCCGGTCGGCCTTGCGACCGCGATCGACCTCGCGCAGCAGGGCGTGCCGGTCGTGCTGGTGGACGACGACTGCACGCTGTCCACCGGCTCGCGCGCGATCTGCTTTTCGAAGCGTTCGCTCGACATCTTCGACCGGCTCGGCTGCGGCGACCGGATGGTGGACAAGGGCGTGAGCTGGAACGTCGGCAAGGTGTTCCGCCAGGACGAACTCGTGTACACGTTCAACCTGCTGCCGGACAGCGGCCATCGGCGGCCCGCGTTCGTGAACCTTCAGCAGTATTACGTCGAAGGGTTTCTGCTGGAGCGCGCGCGCGAACTGCCGAACCTCGAAATCCGCTGGAAAAACCGCGTGACGGAGATCGCGCAGCGCGGCGAGCCGGGCGCGGCCGACGCGCACGTCGCGCTGACCGTCGATACGCCGGACGGCCCGTACACGCTGCGCGCGCGCTACGTGGTCGCGTGCGACGGCTCGCGCAGTCCGCTGCGCAAGGCGATGGGTCTCGACAGCCATGGCCGCACGTTCCGCGACCGCTTCCTGATCGCGGACGTGAAGATGGAAGCGGACTTCCCGACCGAACGCTGGTTCTGGTTCGATCCGCCGTTCCATCCGAACCAGTCGGTGCTGCTGCACCGGCAGCCGGACAACGTGTGGCGCATCGACTTCCAGTTGGGCTGGGATGCGGACCCGGTGCTAGAAAAGACGCCGGAGCGCGTGATTCCGCGCGTGCGCGCGCTGCTCGGCCCCGACGTGAAGTTCGAACTGGAGTGGGTCAGCATCTACACGTTCTCGTGCCTGCGGATGGATCGCTTCCGGCACGGCAACGTGCTGTTCGCGGGCGACTCGGCGCACCTCGTGTCGCCGTTCGGCGCGCGCGGCGCGAACAGCGGCTTCCAGGACGCGGAGAATCTCGCGTGGAAACTTGCGATGGTGCTCGACGGCCGTGCGTCCGACGCGTTGCTCGACACGTATGCGAGCGAACGCGAATACGCGGCCGACGAGAACCTGCGCAACTCGACGCGCTCGACCGACTTCATCACGCCGAAGAGTCCGGTGAGCCGCGTGTTTCGCGACGCGGTGCTGACGCTCGCGCGCGAGCATCCGTTCGCGCGGCAACTGGTGAACAGCGGGCGGCTGTCGGTGCCGGCGGTGCTGGCGGATTCGATGCTCAACACGCCGGACGACGACGCGTTCGCCGGGCCGATGACGCCTGGCGCGCCGTGCAGCGACGCGCCGGTCGAAGCGATCGACGGAACGCCGGGCTGGCTGCTGTCGAAGCTCGGGCAGCAGTTCACCGGCCTGCTGTTCTGCGATGCGTCCACGCGGCCCGATCCGCAGACGCTGCAACGGATCGCGCAGCAAGCGGCGCCGCTGCGGCTCGTCGTCGTGCTCGAAGACGATGCGGCGCAGCCGGAAGGCTTGCCCGATGCGGCGACGGTCGTGCGCGATCGCGAGGGCCTGGCCGCATCGCGTTACGACGCGCGGCCCGGCACGTTTTATCTGATCCGCCCGGACCAGCACGTCTGCGCGCGCTGGCGCGACGCGGACGCGGAACGCGTCGAACGCGCGCTGAAGCGCGCGTTGTGCGTGGCCGGCACCGCATGAACGGACAAGGAGACACGATGCTGAACATCGAACCGAACCTCGCGCGTCCGGACGATTTCTACGAGGCGCTGATCGACCTGCACCGCGACCTCGACGATGCGCAGAGCCAGTCCGCGAACGCGCAACTGATCCTGCTGCTCGCGAATCACATCGGCGCGCACGACGTGCTGCTCGATGCGATTCGCCACGCGCGCGAAGGCGCGCTGCGCGGCGCGCCTGCGCCGGTCGCGCAGACGGGCGAACGCGAGGCGGGGCGGCTCGCGGCCGCCTGACATGCGACGCGTCGGGCGCACCGTTGCGTGAACGACGGCGCGCCCGCAGCGAGCCCGATCAGTCACCCTCGCGACGGATCGGCTGCGTTTCCTTCAGGCTTTTCGCAAGCCGCGACGCCGCGAAGTACCCCGGATTCGCGGGCCGCTTCAGATACCGCCCCGCGCCGCGCCGCGCGCGCAGATCGCCGTCGGCCCACACCAGTTCGCCCTGCGAGATCGTGTGGGTCGGCACGCCGCGCACCGTCATTCCCTCGAACACGTTGAAGTCCACGTTCTGATGATGCGTGTTCACCGAGATCGTCCGCGTCGCCTGCGGGTCCCACACGACGAGGTCCGCGTCCGCGCCGACCTCGACCGCGCCCTTGCGCGGATACAGGTTGAAAATCTGCGCGGCGTTCGTCGACGTGACGCGCACGAACTCGTTCGGCGTCAGGCGGCCGGTGTTGACGCCCTGGTCCCACAGCACCGCCATCCGGTCCTCGACGCCGCCGCAGCCGTTCGGAATCTTCGTGAAGTCGCTGCGGCCCATCGCCTTCTGCGACGCGCAGAACACGCAGTGATCGGTCGCGGTCGTATGCAGCAGGCCGCCCTGCAAGCCGCGCCACAACGCGTCGCGATGCTCCTTCGAGCGAAACGGCGGGCTCATCACGTGCGCGGCGGCGCGCGTCCAGTCGGGATCGCGGTACACCGATTCGTCGATCACCAGATGGCCGGCGAGCACTTCGCCGAACACGCGCTGCCCTTCGCCGCGCGCGCGGGCGATCGCTTCGAGCGCATCCTTCGCGGACACGTGCACGATGTACACCGGCACGCCGAGCACCTGCGCGATGCGGATCGCGCGGTTCGCGGCCTCGCCCTCGACCTCGGGCGGCCGCGACAGCGGATGCGCCTCCGGCCCGGTGAAGCCGCGCGCGAGCAACTGGCGCTGCAACTGGAACACGAGTTCGCCGTTCTCCGCGTGCACGGTCGGCAGCGCGCCGAGTTCGAGCGAACGCGTGAAGCTGTTCACGAGGATCTCGTCGTCGGCCATGATCGCGTTCTTGTACGCCATGAAGTGCTTGAAGCTCGACACGCCGTGCTCGTTCACGAGCAGCCCCATGTCGCGATGCACGGATTCGTCCCACCACGTCACCGCGACGTGGAACGCGTAGTCGGCCGCGGCCTTCTCCGCCCAGCCGCGCCATTCGCGGAACGCATCCATCAGCGGCTGCTTCGGGTTCGGAATCACGAAGTCGATGATCGACGTCGTGCCGCCCGCGAGGCCCGCCGCAGTGCCGGTGTAGAAGTCGTCGCTCGCGGTCGTGCCCATGAACGGCAGTTCCATGTGCGTGTGCGGGTCGATGCCGCCCGGCATCACATACTGGCCGCCCGCGTCGACGACGGTCGCGCCGGCCGGCGCGTCGAGGTCCGCGCCGATCTGCGCGATCGCGCCGTTGTCGCACAGCACGTCCGCGCGCCAGGTCTTGTCCGCGTCGATGACCGTGCCGCCTCGAATCAGGATCGCCATGATGGGTTGTCTCCTTCAGTGAATGATTCCGCCATTGCGGGCGCGGCCAGTACGAAGGCCGCGCCCGTATGCGGGGTGATGCACGGTGTTCACGCGCTCGCGATGCTCGGGCTGCGGCTCTTGCCGAGCTTCATCAGCACGCCGTACACGAGTGCCGCGATGGCGAGGCCGACGAACCACGCATACGTGTAGAGCCCCTTGAACGCATCCGGCACCGACGGGAACGCGGTCGGGAACGCGACGTTCAGGAAACCCGGCAGATTCGGCAGCACGCCCGCGATCAGCGCGACGACGGCGGCCGGATTCCAGCCGTTCACATACGCGTATTCGCCGTTTTCGTCGAACAGTTGCGTGGTGTCGAGTCGCGTCGCGCGCACGAGGAAATAATCGACCATCATGATGCCGGCGACCGGCCCGAGCAGCGCCGAATAACCGACGAGCCACGTGAAGATGTAGCCCTGGGTGGTCGCGAGGATCTTCCACGGCATCATCACGATCGCGATGGTCGCGGTAATGATGCCGCCGACCTTGTACGAGATGCCCTTCGGCCACAGGCTCGAAAAGTCGTACGCCGGGCCGACGAGGTTCGCCGCGAGATTGCAGCACATCGTGTCGAGCGTGAGGATCACGAGCGCGGTGCCGACGCCGATGCCTTCCATCCGGCTCGTCAGGTCGATCGGGTCCCAGATCGCGCGGCCGTAGATCACGACGGTCGCCGACGTGACGACGACCGACACCACCGACAGCATCGCCATCGGGATCGGCAGACCGATCGCCTGGCCGATCATCTGGTCGCGCTGCGTCTTCGCGAAGCGCGTGAAGTCGGGGATGTTCAGCGCGAGCGTCGCCCAGAAGCCGACCATCGCGGTGAGTCCCGGCCAGAACGTCGCCCAGAACAGGCCCGCCTTCTTGCCGCCCGCGACGAACTGCGACGGCTGCGACAGCATCGCGCCGAAGCCGCCTGCCCGCGAATACGCCCACCAGACGAGCGCCGCGCACATCACCACCTTGATCGGCGCGGACCAGCTTTCGAGCCAGCGGATCGAGTCGGTGCCGCGCACGATGAAGTACAGTTGCAGCGCCCAGAACACGAGGAAACACGCGGCCTGGCCGACCGAGATGCCGATCACCGGCAGCGCCTCGCCGACGAGCGCGTTGCCCGTGAGGATGTTCGCGAGCGTGTAGATCGCGCTGCCGCCGAGCCACGTCTGGATGCCGTACCAGCCGCACGCGACGATCGCGCGCAGCAGCGCGGGCAGCTTCGCGCCCTGGGTGCCGAACGACGAGCGCACCAGCACCGCGTACGGGATGCCGTGCTTCGCGCCCGCGTGGCCGATCAGCAGCATCGGCACGAGCACGATCAGGTTGCCGAGCAGCACGGTCGCCACCGCCTGCCACGGCGACATGCCCTGCTCGGTCAGGCCGGCCGCGAGCATGTACGACGCGATGTTCATCACCATCCCGACCCACAGCGCCGCGAAGTGATACCAGCGCCACGTGCGCTGCGCGACGCCGGTCGGCGCGAGGTCGTCGTTGTACAGATCGCTGTCGCTATGGCGCGCGGCGGTGTCGCCGGTCATCGCTGGCTGACTCATGGTGGGGATTCTCCGTGCCTTTGTCGTTGGGTGGGATTTATGGGGTTTAGCCGGGGCTCAGGCGGCCTTCGGATCGGCGACGCGCGCCGGGTTGTTCGGGTGAGTGGTCCAGTTCGCGTAGCGCGCGGTGTCGACGCGTTCCATCGTGATGCACTGCTCGACCGGGCACACGTGCATGCATAAATTGCACCCGACGCAGTTCGCATCGACCACCTCGAAGTGGCGCGCTCCCTCGCGCGTCGCGGTGATCGCCTGGTGCGACGTGTCCTCGCACGCGATGTGGCACAGGCCGCACTGGATGCAGCGGTCCTGGTCGATGCGCGCCTTGATGTCGTAGTTCAGGTTCAGGTACTGCCAGTCGGTCACGTTCGGCACCGCGCGGCCGCGCACCGCGTCGAGGTTCGCGTAACCCTTGTCGTCCATCCAGTTCGACAGGCCGTCGATCATGTCGTCGACGATGCGAAAGCCGTAGTGCATCGCGGCGGTGCAGACCTGCACGCTGCCCGCGCCGAGCACGATGAATTCGGCCGCGTCGCGCCAGTCCGAGATGCCGCCGATGCCGGAGATCGGCAGGCCGTGGGTCTGCGGGTCGCGCGCGATTTCCGCGACCATGTTCAGTGCGATCGGCTTCACGGCGGGGCCGCAGTAGCCGCCGTGCGTGCCTTTGCCGTCCACCATCGGCAGCGGCGACATCGCGTCCAGATCGACGCCGACAATCGAGTTGATCGTGTTGATGAGCGATACGCCGTCCGCGCCGCCCGCGTGCGCGGCGCGCGAGCCGAGGCGGATGTCGGTGATGTTCGGCGTGAGCTTCACGAGGCACGGCAGGCGCGTGCCTTCCTTCACCCAGCGCGTGACCATCTCGACGTACTCGGGCACCTGGCCGACCGCCGCGCCCATGCCGCGCTCGCTCATCCCGTGCGGACAGCCGAAGTTCAGTTCGACCGCGTCCGCGCCGGTGTCTTCCACTTGCTTGAGGATCCCCTTCCAGTCGTGCTCGTTGCACGGGACCATCAGCGACACGATCAGCGCGCGGTCCGGCCAGTCGCGCTTTACCTGCTCGATCTCGCGCAGGTTCACGTCGAGCGGCCGGTCGGTGATGAGTTCGATGTTGTTCAGGCCGGCCATGCGCTGGCCGCGATAGGTGGTGGCGCCGTAGCGCGAGCTGACGTTGACGACGTGCGGGTCGAGGCCGAGCGTCTTCCAGACGACGCCGCCCCAGCCCGCCTCGAACGCGCGGTTGACGTTGTAGGCCTTGTCGGTCGGCGGCGCGGATGCGAGCCAGAACGGATTCGGGGACGTGATGCCGGCGATGGTGCAGCGCAGATCGGCCATGATGTTGACTCCGTGTCGACCCGGGTTAGCGTGTCGACCGGAGTTGGCGCTTCAGCGCTTACTCCGGTCCCATGCGCTTACCCAGGTCCCATGCAGGATGGTTGTTGTGGGGGCTTCGTTCGTTATGTCGGTATGCGGGGGAGCGTTCTTATCGTGCCTATGCGGCCTGCGCGGACTGCGACGCGAGCCAGCGATCGATCGCACGCGCGGCGAGCTTGCCGTCCTGCACCGCCTGCACGGTCAGGTCTATCGCGCCGTGGCCCGCGCAGTCGCCGCCCGCCCACACGCCGTTGCGCGACGTCGCGCCGTTCGCGTCGATCGCGATCCGCGCGCCGTCCGCCGTCGTCTGCAGGCCGTCGAGCCCGGCTGCGACGAGTTTCTGGCCGATTGCCTTCAACACCATGTCCGCGTCGATCCGCAGCGTCTCTCCGGTGCCGGTGAGCTTGCTGCCCGCATCGAGCGCCGTGCGTTCGAACTCGACTGCGACCGCGCGGCCAGCGTCGCCGACGATCCGCGCGGGCTTCGCCCACTCGACGATCGTCACGCCTTCGCTGCGCGCGTAATCCTGTTCGGCCCACGTCGCGCTCATCTGCGCGCCGCCCCGGCGGTACACGAGCGCGACGTTTTCCGCGCCGAGCTTGCGGCTTTGCACGGCCGCGTCGATCGCGGTGTTGCCGCCGCCGATCACGACCACGTTGCGGCCGACCGGCAGCGTCGCCAGGTCGTCGGCGCTGCGCAGCCGCTCGATGAAATCGACCGCGTCCTGCACGCCGTCGAGCGTTTCGCCTTCGATCGCGAGCGCATGCGTGCCGCCGAGGCCGACGCCGACGAACACCGCGTCGAACGCCTGCTGAAGCTGGTCGAGCGTGAGGTCCGCGCCGAGCCGCTGGCCGTTGCGGATCTCGATGCCGCCGACCGACAGCAGCCATTGCACTTCGCGCTGCGCGAAACCGTCGACGGTCTTGTACGCGGCGATCCCGTATTCGTTGAGGCCGCCCGCTTGCTCATGCGCGTCGAACACCGTCACGCGATGGCCGGCGAGCGCGAGCGTATGCGCGCACGCGAGCCCGGCCGGACCCGCGCCGACCACCGCGACGCTGCGCCCGGTGTCGGGCGCGCGGCGAAACAACGGCGGCGCGCCGTCCGCCTCGCGCGCCATCTGATGATCGGTCGCATAACGTTGCAGTGCGCCGATCTGCACCGGTTTGCGATCCTGATGATTCCGCACGCATGCGCCTTCGCACAGGATCTCGGTCGGGCACACGCGCGCGCACATGCCGCCGAGCGGATTCGCGGAAAGGATGTCGCGCGCCGCGCCGCGCAGGTTGTCGTTGCCGATCTTGCGGATGAAGCTGGGTATGTCGATGCCGG
The Paraburkholderia caballeronis genome window above contains:
- a CDS encoding cytochrome P450; this translates as MTAPAAVPTSNRPRQIADLPSPRGVPLLGNLLQLSPARLHLILERWAEQLGTPYRFQVGAIPITVWTDPELIQSIMRERPHRYRRYQPIETVLEEIGCNGLFSAEGAAWEPQRRLVMQALSIPHVKAFYPTLADITERLRRRWLRAAERGDTVEMTDDLKRYTVDVTSALAFGEDPRTLEQEHGVIQEHLERILPAVMGRINALFPYWRYVKLPRDRQLDQSLVEIHRYVRAMMQRARDRMRDEPSDTPRNLLEAMLAQQQEPGSTITDDHISANVLTLLLAGEDTTADSIAWTLPYLAADAPLQQQLGDEARRVLGGAPVCPDYAALKDLDLFEAVCIEATRLRPVAAVHSFEPLEDVCVGGVALPKGTRMFFVARPAMLDPKHFADPQRYDPARWLHRHERDGSEAHDVRAYLQFGAGPRVCPGRHLATVEMRLVLSMLMNEFTIELATDVANIQEVSAFTMVPDTMPVKLKRRRG
- a CDS encoding VOC family protein — protein: MTDVIKSMKLNHLSFPSADTAATARFFEHYLGFTIAGTWDNSYILKRPGFDVVIDHVSGDEPAWPKAFHAGFELPSFDAVRELYERFKADGVEMETDIFNNGRGSRFFCRAPGGVMFELNTRSDAAPEYRGTFDD
- a CDS encoding TetR/AcrR family transcriptional regulator, producing the protein MSQQRPSHKPLRPRKAPSQTRSGETVASIIEAAAQVLETEGFEGFNTNAVARRAGVSIGSLYQYFPGKDALTVALIRREAQRFYDDAAVALTKRSGKAALEYFISASVRQQLQRPMLARLLDLEESRPALRDEVGGPAFNALVVTIIKRARPTHKCPEIAAGDLLAIIRGMADAAGERGERDIEHLEHRLRAAVFGYLSRTGSD
- a CDS encoding IclR family transcriptional regulator domain-containing protein; this encodes MKNRRSPPTPAAAPPAKPQRGIQSVEVGGRLLRALAAARAPLAPSDLAASGELAPGQAHAYLVSLARLGLVKRDALSGRYEPGPLALRLALLRVEQQPALRAAVPRAAALAQRLGCSVALCIAGPQGPTIVRYEHASLPLHVNLHVGTVMSLPATSTGRVFCAFAAPDALRAMWDNQAAQPAYSGEQDVSASHADDAAFAAALDTIRARGLERSVDAPSPGVSSVCVPVLDDERGLAMTLTAIGATGSLDVRWNGDVARALRDAAREIAANASADAMAFDGGARRGAPRWTTPADNDGATIENETETDVSNKPQRGIQSLDITGELLAALVAAGEPLTLRDLAARAGMPPAKAFPHLVSLQKTGLLGRDDAGRFEAGPLGLELGLLGLARLSPVREADAELTSLAAATGMSVALAVPGPLGPTVVRLEEAARPLHVSLRAGTVMSLVNTAIGRVFAAYLDDDVRAALLAQDGLRLAGLAGNDAIPDDYPATLARIRSRGVDTALDKPVPGISTIAAPVFDHTGDVCLVIAVMGTSQSFDSAVDGSPAQMLAAAAQRLSRRFGFI
- a CDS encoding MBL fold metallo-hydrolase, translating into MAKAFASQADLEEKQVTFTQLSENAYAYTTEGDPNSGVIIGDDGVLIVDTTATPAMAQDLIAKIRTVTDKPIKYVVLSHYHAVRVLGASAYFAEGAQQIIASRGTYEMIVERGEADMKSEIERFPRLFAGVETVPGLTWPTLVFEREITLYLGKLEVKIAHVGAGHTKGDTIVWLPSQKVLFSGDLVEYEAACYCGDAQLAEWPATLEALRALGAQKLVPGRGPALLTPDEVNQGLDYTKDFVTTLLAQARGAVERKLDLKDAMALAREAMDPKFGHVFIYEHCLPFDVSRAYDEASGIVHPRIWTAQRDKEMWAALQD